From Spiroplasma monobiae MQ-1, a single genomic window includes:
- a CDS encoding fructose-specific PTS transporter subunit EIIC, whose protein sequence is MEILENIYIDKNIFLDIELNSKDEVLKYITNKAQELGIFSESESLLKAFYKREEEGTTGFEDGFAIPHAKVKGIKSASIICVRTLGDVEWESLDGKPTKVIIALIIPENASSEHLNILSETAKKLMSEDLRKKLKTAKNSKEFSKFMDIKVDKVFKEANTLDGKNVVAITACVVGVAHTYMAEDKLLSELSKAGHNIRVETQGSKGVGTPLTSKEIEAADVVIIAADTKVNLERFNGKLVYSTHVARAIKEPLKVLDDAFLKGSIQLGVEFSNEGGIAKQKQGVLQHILAGISYMIPVIIMGGICLAFSIGIAKAIWGPESGTAGPENRYPWNPLAIMDSIGGAAFTLMIPILAGFIANSIAGRAAIAPAMLGAFIGNDASKFMPLPGMSEVRTPTGFIGAIIAGLLVGYYVQWVNTWKVNKSLKAVMPIFFIPLTAGIGISVLFIYVIGGPIGYVMEQLSNAIKSGYQSPNFGIGLGIALGILLGAMASFDMGGPINKIAFVTCASLVTLADPIAEPMGAMAAAIPVAPLSMGLSTIVFKRFFTKEERGMGISAMIMGTIGISEGAIPFAIRDPKRAIISNVLGGMVAGAIAGAFQITDLAAHGGPIVAILGAVPYGWQTAVFFIAIASGVAVTTSVYGMLLISSRGTVGSLKETHVLTVEKFIEDKKYEISEIKNEIKGLNELVKMSKTQKEREDVIYKINALKDKINLINSETTQKIEKAKLIYKGLKDSEKEFVNKKREETKKFVKTAKEDRANAISDLVNNKKEKVSSLEKFDKKNYLEEYSNQKINIKDEFENKIVEHQIKLREKFTNEYKSKVLI, encoded by the coding sequence ATGGAAATTTTGGAAAATATTTATATAGACAAAAATATATTCTTAGACATTGAACTAAATTCAAAAGATGAAGTTCTAAAATATATTACAAATAAAGCACAAGAACTTGGTATTTTTTCAGAATCAGAATCTCTTTTAAAGGCATTTTATAAAAGAGAAGAAGAAGGAACAACTGGGTTTGAAGATGGTTTTGCAATACCCCATGCAAAGGTAAAGGGTATAAAAAGCGCTTCAATAATTTGTGTTAGAACATTAGGCGATGTAGAATGAGAATCACTTGATGGTAAACCTACAAAAGTTATTATTGCATTAATAATACCCGAAAATGCTTCAAGTGAACATTTAAATATATTAAGTGAAACTGCTAAAAAACTTATGTCTGAAGATTTAAGAAAAAAATTAAAAACTGCTAAAAACTCGAAAGAATTCTCTAAATTTATGGATATTAAAGTAGATAAAGTCTTTAAAGAAGCAAATACCCTTGATGGTAAAAATGTTGTTGCAATTACTGCGTGTGTTGTTGGTGTTGCTCATACTTATATGGCAGAAGATAAACTATTATCAGAATTATCAAAAGCGGGACACAATATTCGTGTTGAAACACAAGGAAGTAAAGGGGTTGGTACCCCATTAACTTCAAAAGAAATTGAAGCTGCTGATGTAGTCATTATTGCAGCGGATACAAAAGTTAATCTTGAAAGATTTAATGGGAAATTGGTGTACTCAACACATGTTGCCAGAGCTATAAAAGAACCATTAAAGGTTCTTGACGATGCTTTTTTAAAAGGAAGCATTCAATTAGGGGTTGAATTTAGCAATGAAGGTGGAATTGCTAAACAAAAACAAGGGGTTCTACAACATATACTTGCTGGTATTTCATATATGATCCCTGTAATTATAATGGGTGGAATTTGTTTGGCATTTTCAATAGGAATTGCTAAAGCAATTTGAGGACCCGAATCAGGTACTGCTGGTCCTGAAAACAGATATCCTTGAAATCCATTAGCAATAATGGATTCAATTGGAGGAGCTGCATTTACATTAATGATACCTATATTAGCTGGATTCATAGCTAATTCAATAGCTGGAAGAGCAGCAATTGCTCCTGCAATGCTTGGTGCTTTTATTGGTAATGATGCTTCTAAATTCATGCCTTTACCAGGTATGAGTGAAGTTAGAACCCCAACAGGATTTATTGGAGCTATTATTGCTGGTTTATTGGTTGGTTACTATGTTCAGTGAGTTAATACTTGAAAAGTTAACAAATCATTAAAAGCTGTTATGCCAATATTCTTCATACCTCTAACAGCAGGTATTGGAATATCTGTTCTATTTATTTATGTAATTGGTGGACCAATTGGTTATGTGATGGAACAATTATCTAATGCAATTAAGAGTGGATATCAAAGTCCAAACTTTGGTATTGGATTGGGAATTGCCTTGGGAATATTGTTAGGTGCTATGGCATCATTTGATATGGGGGGTCCAATTAACAAAATTGCATTTGTTACTTGTGCATCACTTGTTACTCTAGCAGATCCTATTGCAGAACCTATGGGTGCAATGGCGGCTGCAATACCAGTTGCTCCTTTATCAATGGGTTTGAGCACAATTGTGTTTAAACGATTCTTTACAAAAGAAGAAAGAGGAATGGGTATTTCCGCAATGATTATGGGTACTATTGGTATTTCTGAAGGTGCAATCCCATTTGCTATTAGAGACCCTAAAAGAGCAATTATTTCAAATGTTCTTGGTGGAATGGTTGCAGGAGCAATTGCAGGAGCATTTCAAATAACTGATCTTGCAGCTCATGGTGGACCAATTGTTGCTATATTGGGTGCTGTTCCTTATGGATGACAAACTGCAGTATTCTTCATAGCTATTGCTTCTGGAGTTGCTGTTACAACATCGGTTTATGGAATGTTATTAATTTCAAGCAGAGGAACTGTGGGATCTTTAAAAGAAACTCATGTTCTTACTGTTGAAAAATTTATTGAAGATAAGAAATATGAAATTTCAGAGATTAAAAATGAAATTAAAGGATTAAATGAATTAGTAAAAATGTCTAAAACTCAAAAAGAAAGAGAAGATGTTATCTATAAAATAAATGCTTTAAAAGATAAAATAAATTTAATTAATAGTGAAACAACTCAAAAAATCGAAAAAGCTAAATTAATTTACAAAGGTTTAAAAGATTCTGAAAAAGAATTTGTAAATAAAAAAAGAGAAGAAACTAAAAAATTTGTTAAAACCGCAAAAGAAGATAGAGCTAATGCGATTTCAGATTTAGTTAATAATAAAAAAGAAAAGGTTTCATCATTGGAAAAATTTGATAAAAAAAATTATTTAGAAGAATATTCAAACCAAAAAATTAACATTAAAGATGAATTTGAAAATAAAATTGTAGAGCATCAAATTAAACTTAGAGAAAAGTTTACAAATGAGTATAAGTCTAAAGTTTTAATTTAA
- a CDS encoding PTS transporter subunit EIIC has product MSKNIFYDNAVLMIELLGGKDNIKEIQHCATRLRFILIDDDKFDLEKAKKHPLFKGYKKQETQHQIIIGTGVVDKLYKQINLIIKDNQSEGDIKLENKEPLWRKDVSIKSNLFMISKRGMNSFASIFVPLIPVFIAGGMSLALKSLIGTFAPTSGFTKLLDIIGGAILGSIPAFVGYTAAKRWGGNPYLGMAMGLVLISPGLLNSYSTSTPVLLGFDLNTGSNIIEETRKAAFDNWLSENGLTVSEEDYLSMMARTVGVYYQIFGNVAGGFFKIKLIGYQAQIIPVLMVLAISVNIERLLKKITPNVIAIIVVPLVTVLISSWLAFWIIGPLGQIIGRGISIALAGMFKYTNWNFIGFGGMVFAFFYPFLVITGLHQGFLPIETQLLVDTQLKYGHSFSFITPVACVSNIAQGAAALSLVFFCKKDKEQITKATSGTIGSFTGITEPAMFGINLQIKPLFVSAAIGSGIAGWWLGMTHTVANSLGSASWIGLVQFDWTTTATKEYFANENINAILQSIPMGAHISIAMLIATGATIGMSTILMKTKWGKNSLENYLK; this is encoded by the coding sequence ATGTCTAAGAATATATTTTACGACAATGCTGTATTGATGATCGAACTTCTTGGCGGAAAAGATAACATTAAGGAAATACAACATTGTGCTACTAGATTGAGATTTATATTAATTGATGATGATAAGTTTGATTTAGAAAAAGCAAAAAAACATCCTTTATTTAAAGGTTATAAAAAGCAAGAAACACAACATCAAATAATTATTGGAACTGGTGTTGTTGACAAGTTGTACAAACAAATAAATTTGATTATAAAAGATAATCAAAGTGAAGGTGATATTAAATTAGAAAATAAAGAGCCTTTATGAAGAAAAGATGTCTCTATTAAGTCAAATCTATTTATGATTTCAAAAAGAGGAATGAACTCTTTTGCTTCAATATTTGTACCATTAATACCAGTTTTTATAGCTGGTGGAATGTCTTTGGCACTAAAATCATTGATCGGAACATTTGCACCAACTTCTGGTTTTACAAAATTGCTAGATATTATTGGTGGTGCTATTTTAGGATCTATTCCTGCGTTTGTTGGTTATACAGCAGCTAAAAGATGGGGTGGAAATCCTTATCTTGGTATGGCTATGGGGTTGGTTTTAATCTCTCCTGGGTTATTAAATAGTTATTCTACAAGCACTCCCGTATTATTAGGTTTTGACTTAAATACAGGTTCAAACATTATTGAAGAAACTAGAAAAGCTGCTTTCGATAATTGATTAAGTGAGAATGGATTAACTGTTTCTGAAGAAGACTATTTATCTATGATGGCAAGAACTGTTGGGGTATATTATCAAATATTTGGTAATGTTGCTGGTGGTTTCTTTAAGATAAAACTTATTGGTTATCAAGCTCAAATAATACCGGTATTAATGGTATTGGCTATATCTGTCAATATTGAAAGATTACTTAAAAAAATAACTCCAAATGTGATTGCAATTATTGTGGTACCTTTGGTTACTGTATTGATTTCATCTTGATTAGCATTTTGAATAATTGGTCCCTTAGGACAAATTATTGGAAGAGGAATATCAATTGCTCTTGCTGGTATGTTTAAATATACAAATTGAAACTTTATAGGGTTTGGTGGAATGGTGTTTGCGTTCTTCTATCCTTTCCTTGTTATTACAGGTTTACATCAAGGTTTCTTACCAATTGAGACACAATTATTGGTAGATACACAATTAAAATATGGTCATTCATTCTCATTTATAACTCCAGTGGCATGTGTTTCAAACATAGCTCAAGGGGCTGCTGCTTTAAGTCTTGTGTTCTTTTGTAAGAAAGACAAAGAACAAATTACAAAAGCTACATCGGGAACGATTGGATCATTTACAGGTATTACAGAACCTGCAATGTTTGGTATAAATTTACAAATAAAACCATTATTTGTATCAGCTGCAATTGGTAGTGGAATAGCGGGTTGATGACTGGGAATGACACATACTGTTGCAAACTCGCTTGGTAGTGCAAGTTGAATTGGATTGGTTCAATTCGATTGGACAACAACAGCTACAAAAGAATATTTTGCAAATGAAAATATTAATGCAATATTACAATCAATACCTATGGGGGCTCATATTTCAATAGCAATGCTTATTGCAACTGGAGCAACAATTGGTATGTCTACAATCTTGATGAAGACAAAGTGGGGTAAAAATTCTCTTGAAAACTATTTAAAATAG
- a CDS encoding SDR family oxidoreductase: MKNKIWFITGASQGFGLIFVKKLLDQGHCVVATSRSPEKIIEQVGNNDSLLALKVDLSNQKELDDAMKQCVDKFGSIDILLNNAGYGQLWTFEETSDEEIRKCFEVNFYGTLNATRAALPYMRKQKYGHIFTTASVWGYVGDPYISTYAAVKFATDGWTEALSHELQGLNIGVSCIKPGGFRTNFLETTSMVTGEDKIADYKEARDKYFDNLTNFNKHQDGDPEKYCDFIINLTKKDKVPPLHIFTGRDAYKMAEDKIAKIKKDMEEIQQEATNLHVE; this comes from the coding sequence ATGAAAAATAAAATTTGATTTATAACCGGAGCCAGTCAAGGTTTTGGTTTAATCTTTGTAAAAAAATTACTAGATCAAGGACACTGTGTAGTTGCTACAAGTAGAAGTCCTGAAAAAATTATAGAACAAGTTGGTAACAATGATTCTCTTTTAGCTTTAAAAGTTGATTTATCTAACCAAAAAGAATTGGATGACGCAATGAAACAATGTGTTGATAAGTTTGGATCAATTGATATATTACTTAACAACGCTGGTTACGGACAATTGTGAACATTTGAAGAAACAAGTGATGAAGAAATAAGAAAATGTTTTGAAGTTAACTTTTATGGTACTCTAAACGCAACACGTGCTGCATTACCATATATGAGAAAACAAAAATATGGCCACATCTTTACAACAGCATCTGTTTGAGGTTATGTTGGGGATCCTTATATTTCTACTTATGCTGCAGTTAAATTTGCAACAGATGGTTGAACAGAAGCTCTTAGTCATGAACTTCAAGGATTGAATATAGGAGTAAGTTGTATAAAACCTGGAGGTTTTAGAACTAATTTCTTAGAAACAACTTCAATGGTAACTGGAGAAGATAAAATTGCTGATTATAAAGAAGCAAGAGATAAGTACTTTGATAACTTAACTAACTTCAATAAACATCAAGATGGAGATCCAGAAAAATACTGTGACTTTATTATTAATTTAACTAAAAAAGATAAAGTCCCTCCATTACACATCTTCACAGGTAGAGATGCTTATAAAATGGCAGAAGATAAAATTGCTAAAATTAAAAAAGACATGGAAGAAATTCAACAAGAAGCTACAAACTTACACGTAGAATAA
- a CDS encoding GntR family transcriptional regulator codes for MDKKWEIVFDYLMYLIRENKVLPGEVLPSQNMLKTKFGYSEQPIRIAFNKLIELQIVKSVNGKGFVVQDKISNNLLFSFRELFPGSNSVYTNLEELKCDINLSRTTGFQVNDDLLRIKCIRKTFEGELILFQESLIKRDKFKNLSLDVLNENGLMHFIENKTKLIVSHSAKKISFITDYENYLNYFNLNDEMVDGLILDEGKVYDIFGEILEFRQSYYQPKFFEWNFIEWRK; via the coding sequence ATGGACAAAAAATGAGAGATAGTTTTTGACTATTTGATGTACTTGATAAGAGAAAATAAAGTACTTCCCGGTGAAGTTTTGCCAAGTCAAAATATGTTAAAAACTAAATTCGGATATTCTGAGCAACCCATAAGAATTGCTTTTAATAAACTGATTGAACTTCAAATTGTAAAATCAGTTAATGGTAAAGGTTTTGTTGTCCAAGATAAAATTTCTAATAACTTATTATTTAGTTTTAGAGAATTATTCCCAGGTTCTAATAGTGTTTACACAAATTTAGAAGAATTAAAATGTGATATCAATTTATCAAGAACAACTGGCTTTCAAGTTAATGATGATCTATTAAGAATTAAATGTATTAGAAAAACATTTGAAGGAGAATTGATCTTATTTCAAGAAAGCTTAATTAAAAGAGATAAATTTAAAAATTTATCTCTGGATGTATTGAATGAAAATGGTTTAATGCATTTTATTGAGAATAAAACAAAATTAATTGTTAGTCACTCTGCAAAAAAAATATCATTTATAACAGATTATGAAAACTATTTAAATTATTTTAATTTAAATGATGAAATGGTGGACGGTCTAATTTTAGATGAGGGAAAAGTTTATGATATCTTTGGTGAGATATTAGAATTTAGACAAAGTTATTATCAGCCAAAATTCTTTGAATGAAATTTTATAGAGTGAAGAAAATAA
- a CDS encoding ABC transporter permease, which produces MNKVGKQVNFDAKKQISIFNNLSLLLFKSFIKEPKSIIFMIVVPIFFNIMFFFIMGGKYGQTPGTEKFAILFAYTLLPCMTCLTLLAPAVVEWKNSVFLKRIDITGIRKSVFIAALWLVYLIAGIVSFIIMMLFNIIFSEILNAMSVEKANTLIKLMGNIHWGYFLLSMVLITLTSIALATMFGGIFSSSGSSQGMIMMVYFFSIFLSGIMLPPEIFETSKGMIIFTYFIPHKYGVFLFLYATRGWNNGGWDNPFNKHYEIKFDDTGKPTPGDFIGQDFTSTWQPIIGAILILAAIFTITTFTFKWSAKK; this is translated from the coding sequence ATGAATAAAGTTGGAAAACAAGTTAACTTTGATGCAAAAAAACAAATTAGTATTTTCAATAACTTATCTTTATTATTATTTAAATCATTTATAAAAGAACCCAAATCTATTATCTTTATGATAGTTGTTCCAATATTTTTTAATATTATGTTTTTCTTTATTATGGGTGGAAAATACGGTCAAACTCCAGGTACAGAAAAATTTGCAATTCTTTTTGCATATACATTATTACCTTGTATGACTTGTTTGACTTTGCTTGCCCCAGCGGTAGTTGAATGAAAAAACTCAGTTTTTTTAAAGAGAATTGATATTACAGGAATTAGAAAAAGTGTATTTATAGCGGCATTGTGATTAGTGTATTTAATTGCGGGAATAGTGTCATTTATAATTATGATGTTATTTAATATCATTTTTTCAGAAATTCTTAATGCAATGAGTGTTGAAAAAGCTAACACATTAATTAAATTAATGGGAAATATTCATTGAGGATATTTCTTGCTATCAATGGTATTAATTACGTTAACTTCAATTGCTCTTGCAACAATGTTTGGTGGAATATTTAGTTCATCAGGATCAAGTCAAGGTATGATTATGATGGTTTACTTCTTTAGTATATTCTTGTCAGGAATTATGTTACCTCCAGAAATATTTGAAACAAGCAAAGGCATGATAATATTTACTTATTTTATTCCTCATAAGTATGGAGTGTTCTTATTCTTGTATGCAACAAGGGGTTGAAATAATGGGGGTTGAGATAATCCGTTTAATAAACATTATGAAATTAAGTTTGATGATACTGGTAAACCTACACCTGGTGACTTTATCGGTCAAGATTTTACATCAACATGACAACCAATAATTGGAGCAATATTAATACTTGCTGCAATATTTACAATTACTACATTTACATTTAAATGAAGTGCTAAAAAATAA
- a CDS encoding PTS transporter subunit EIIC, producing MAKVNYAQEAQRFVDAVGKDNIESYLHCVTRLRFNVIDKDKVNIDAIKESPIAKGTNWSSTQLQIILGTGVVEAVYAEVQKILEVKTANISDSNKKESFDEFALKAKANKEAFRNKGGKFAWLQLSMKTLGDIFLPIIPAIVAAGLAMGFAALLKTIILGPGNSPEEGNLLWIIVDIVTKTAFTSLAVLVCWSTVKRFGGNPVLGIIVGLMLISPLLPDKGAIATGNATPIYLGFIPITGYQGSVLPALVIGIGVAYLEKWIKTWMPKSVNIIFTPFLTIVVSLLVALLVLGPILLLVENGILIGTEAILNIPFGLGTGIIAGVLQAIVITGCHQVLQGLEIQLVQNGLGKEGSIFNAIWTASIISQGGAAMAVALKSKSKQEKNLGMSSAISTMFGITEPAIFGVNLPKIKPFIFASLGGFIGGLFAGLLNVRCQGMGVTVIPGLLLYTDSVRNLILIILVNIISFGSAFALTFFFYWESGRKVTQKQIDAYATKVVNAQIDFKKFAKQTDVKNHEEKVKANEAKLEKMKAKEAKLKEDKVKYEAYVEEVKVLREKEKAEKEKLKAEKAAKKSEKIKDKESKK from the coding sequence ATGGCAAAAGTAAATTATGCTCAAGAAGCACAAAGATTTGTCGATGCTGTTGGTAAAGATAATATTGAATCATATTTACACTGTGTTACAAGATTACGTTTTAATGTAATTGATAAAGACAAAGTAAATATTGATGCAATTAAAGAATCACCAATAGCAAAAGGAACTAACTGAAGTTCAACTCAATTACAAATTATCTTGGGGACAGGTGTAGTTGAAGCTGTCTATGCAGAAGTTCAAAAAATATTAGAAGTTAAAACTGCAAATATAAGTGATTCAAATAAAAAGGAATCATTTGATGAATTTGCACTAAAAGCAAAAGCAAATAAAGAAGCATTTAGAAATAAGGGTGGAAAATTTGCGTGATTACAATTAAGTATGAAAACATTAGGGGATATATTCTTACCAATAATTCCTGCTATTGTTGCAGCTGGTCTGGCAATGGGTTTTGCTGCATTATTGAAAACTATTATACTGGGTCCTGGAAATTCGCCTGAAGAAGGAAACCTTTTATGAATTATAGTTGATATTGTAACTAAAACGGCTTTTACATCTCTAGCAGTTTTGGTTTGTTGATCAACTGTTAAAAGATTTGGAGGAAATCCAGTACTTGGTATTATTGTTGGATTAATGCTTATTTCTCCACTATTGCCAGATAAAGGTGCTATAGCTACAGGAAATGCTACACCAATATACTTAGGATTCATACCTATTACTGGTTACCAAGGTTCGGTTCTTCCAGCACTTGTTATAGGTATTGGTGTAGCATATCTTGAAAAATGAATTAAGACATGAATGCCTAAATCTGTAAATATTATTTTCACACCATTCTTAACAATTGTGGTATCTTTATTGGTTGCTTTATTAGTTTTGGGACCAATATTATTATTGGTTGAAAACGGAATTCTAATTGGAACTGAAGCTATATTAAATATACCATTTGGTTTAGGTACAGGTATTATTGCGGGTGTTCTTCAAGCTATCGTTATTACTGGTTGTCACCAAGTTCTACAAGGTTTGGAGATTCAATTAGTACAAAATGGTTTAGGTAAAGAAGGATCAATCTTTAATGCGATATGAACTGCATCAATCATTTCGCAAGGTGGAGCTGCAATGGCTGTTGCCTTAAAATCAAAATCAAAGCAAGAAAAAAACTTAGGAATGTCATCTGCAATATCAACAATGTTTGGTATTACAGAACCAGCAATATTTGGTGTTAACCTTCCAAAAATTAAACCATTTATCTTTGCCTCACTGGGTGGATTTATTGGTGGATTATTTGCAGGATTACTTAATGTTAGATGTCAAGGAATGGGTGTAACAGTTATTCCTGGACTACTACTTTACACAGATAGTGTGAGAAATTTAATATTAATTATCTTAGTAAACATAATTTCATTCGGTAGTGCTTTTGCACTAACATTCTTCTTCTATTGAGAATCTGGAAGAAAAGTTACTCAAAAACAAATTGATGCATACGCAACAAAAGTTGTAAACGCACAAATTGACTTTAAAAAATTTGCAAAGCAAACTGATGTTAAAAATCATGAAGAGAAAGTTAAAGCTAATGAAGCTAAATTAGAAAAAATGAAAGCTAAAGAAGCTAAATTAAAAGAAGATAAAGTTAAATATGAAGCTTATGTTGAAGAAGTTAAAGTTTTAAGAGAAAAAGAAAAAGCTGAAAAAGAAAAATTAAAAGCTGAAAAAGCTGCTAAAAAATCTGAAAAAATAAAAGATAAAGAATCTAAAAAATAA
- a CDS encoding glycoside hydrolase family 32 protein yields MKWEKYSLINESHLELFKEYHDKKESDWYNNQFHLSSYAGSTNDPNGLVYYKGQYFVFMQSCPFSIEHWNKSWGLYTTKDFINYTYEGLTLIPSNDYDKNGVFSGSARVNSNGEMEIYYTGNVKFNDIDRTSYTLKALIDLKEKVVTKELLFECDLKKYTGHFRDPIVFEKENKLFMLNGAQTLNKEGVLNVYEFNGETWKFKKDVLVDQGDEQNSYMVECPNHFILDGREYVFACLEQDAPLREGSHFVKYREVEIDSEANFKFKTELRKIDLGFDFYAPQVFNNTEDRVIMLGWLGNSKSNPFPEELTTWSNHLTIPRELFVKNDYLYQMPIKELENLRLNEIKSEDSAFNYQNGLVEILSDNISNKDFEIKLASENKFIVLKNKDNNFVIDRTQMDFNDEENLPSIINFGNLEVNNVRILIDRSCLEIFINEGQHAISLRFFIKDHSKIISDLNEIKVIQLDSNKYVWNNIMFKNILKEK; encoded by the coding sequence ATGAAGTGAGAAAAATATAGTTTAATAAACGAAAGTCACTTAGAACTATTCAAAGAGTATCATGATAAAAAAGAATCTGATTGATATAACAATCAATTTCACTTATCAAGTTATGCTGGTTCTACAAATGATCCAAATGGTTTAGTATATTATAAAGGACAATATTTTGTTTTTATGCAAAGTTGTCCTTTTAGTATAGAACACTGAAATAAATCATGAGGACTTTATACAACAAAAGATTTTATTAATTATACTTATGAAGGATTAACTTTAATTCCATCAAATGACTATGATAAAAATGGTGTTTTTTCTGGAAGTGCAAGAGTTAATTCAAATGGTGAAATGGAAATCTACTATACAGGAAATGTAAAATTTAATGATATAGATAGAACAAGTTATACACTAAAAGCATTAATTGATTTAAAAGAAAAAGTTGTAACAAAAGAATTATTATTTGAATGTGATTTAAAAAAATACACAGGACACTTTAGAGATCCTATTGTATTTGAAAAAGAAAATAAATTATTTATGTTAAATGGAGCACAAACTTTAAATAAAGAAGGTGTTCTTAATGTTTATGAATTTAATGGAGAAACTTGAAAATTCAAAAAGGATGTTTTAGTTGATCAAGGTGATGAACAAAATTCTTACATGGTTGAATGTCCTAACCATTTTATATTAGATGGAAGAGAGTATGTTTTTGCTTGTCTAGAACAAGATGCTCCCTTAAGAGAGGGAAGTCACTTTGTTAAATATAGAGAAGTTGAAATTGACTCTGAAGCTAACTTTAAATTCAAAACTGAATTAAGAAAAATTGATTTAGGTTTTGATTTTTATGCACCACAAGTATTTAACAATACTGAAGATAGAGTTATCATGTTAGGTTGATTGGGAAATTCAAAATCAAATCCATTCCCTGAAGAGTTAACTACTTGAAGTAATCATTTAACAATACCAAGAGAATTATTTGTGAAAAATGATTACTTATATCAAATGCCGATTAAAGAATTAGAAAACTTAAGACTTAATGAAATTAAGTCTGAAGATAGTGCTTTTAATTATCAAAATGGATTAGTTGAAATTTTATCTGACAATATTTCAAATAAAGATTTTGAAATCAAATTAGCAAGTGAAAATAAATTTATAGTTCTTAAAAATAAGGATAATAATTTTGTAATTGACAGAACACAAATGGATTTTAATGATGAAGAAAACTTACCTTCAATAATTAACTTTGGTAATTTAGAGGTTAATAATGTTAGAATATTAATAGACAGAAGCTGTTTAGAAATATTTATTAATGAAGGTCAACATGCAATATCATTGAGATTCTTTATTAAAGATCACAGTAAAATTATTTCAGATTTAAATGAAATAAAAGTTATTCAATTAGATTCAAACAAGTATGTTTGAAACAATATTATGTTTAAAAATATATTAAAGGAAAAATAG
- a CDS encoding ABC transporter ATP-binding protein produces MQTIIDVKNISKSFGKKIIFKDFSLEIKEGQRVALMGANGCGKTTLVEMIAQFSKPDSGEIKINLQNNIKQEIGIQLQEGSWPNGITAQNMLDFYKSVYPKFTKEWEEKLKQVFEIEEFINRPLKKLSGGQRQRFNAMISIMNNPKIVILDELTTGLDMELQFKIIDFFKVNTKEFKQTLLLVSHHPEEVEEMCDRLIIIKDSKVWYDDSVENTIKNHNSVRELMNRFFKGENK; encoded by the coding sequence ATGCAAACAATCATTGACGTAAAAAATATTTCAAAATCGTTTGGCAAAAAAATTATCTTTAAAGACTTTAGTTTAGAAATAAAAGAAGGTCAACGTGTAGCTTTGATGGGAGCTAATGGTTGTGGTAAAACAACATTAGTGGAAATGATAGCTCAATTTAGTAAACCTGATTCAGGGGAAATTAAAATTAACTTACAAAACAATATCAAACAAGAAATAGGTATCCAATTACAAGAAGGCAGTTGACCAAATGGAATAACTGCACAAAATATGTTAGATTTTTATAAGTCGGTTTATCCAAAATTTACAAAAGAGTGAGAGGAAAAACTGAAACAAGTTTTTGAAATAGAGGAATTCATTAACAGACCACTTAAAAAATTAAGCGGAGGTCAAAGACAAAGATTTAATGCTATGATTTCAATCATGAACAATCCTAAAATAGTAATCTTAGATGAACTTACAACAGGACTTGATATGGAATTACAATTTAAAATTATAGATTTTTTTAAGGTAAATACAAAAGAATTTAAACAAACACTATTGTTGGTTTCTCATCACCCAGAAGAAGTGGAAGAAATGTGTGACAGACTTATCATTATCAAAGATAGTAAAGTTTGATATGATGATTCAGTAGAAAATACAATTAAAAATCATAATTCTGTAAGAGAACTTATGAATAGATTTTTTAAAGGAGAAAATAAATAA